CAATTCATATCACAAGAGTTCGAAGCATGTCCATTCACAAGCAGAACTAATATGCTTAATTAGGCTGGTATTGCACTATATGGGACACACTCATGGCAACCGGGAGGTTGGTTGGGTTTGTGCCATTGTGTATTTGGTGGCAACACACAACTCATCATGTGGTGAGTTCTCAATCAGCTTTCACTTTCAAGGTGTTTATGCTCACTGGCATCAAAAATAGGCCAGTCTAAGCATGCACCTTCTGACCCTGTATCATACAGTTATTTTTCTGGTATGGGAACCCACACATACCAATTTATCCTTGTTTGCTACTGCTGACAAATAAAATCCAACTTATGGTTGACTCCAGGTTCTGAATGTGAATTTTCAGACCTTTGGATGGTGGATCTTGAGATCTCTTCTTATTATGTATTTCAACTAACATATAGACCACATTTCACTCTACATTGCTTTTCTCAATTGAATGCTGCTTATATTTGCAGAATCTGTGTCATAAGTGGTGTGGTAAATTAACTCCATCAGAGGTAGCAGAGAAAGTAAAACACTTCTTCAAGTACTACTCCATCAATCGGCATAAGATGACAGTGTTGACTCCCTCATATCATGCTGAGGTAATCCTATTCTTCATCACATAGCCTCTTCATTAGATTTTTTGTTCCTTCGTGGAAGAAATCTTCTAGCTATAACTAATTTTAACCTAATATCAATGCTTGTAGAGCTACTCACCTGAAGATAACAGATTTGACCTTCGTCAATTCCTGTACAACTCAAGATGGCCTTATCAGTTTCGAAAGATCGACGAGCTCATCAATAAAGCAGCTGATCAAAGAGCAGCTAATCTTCCAGAGCAAAGACCAGAAGATTCAGATATCAAGTCGGGCTGCGGAAGTGGCACAGGAGTCGTGGCAGTGGGATCCAGCAATACGAATGCTGGCCTTTAGGATAAGAACATGATAGAATTTAGATGCAGCAGAGCAACAGGTTCTTCTTCTCATCCTTTTCCTTCGCTTGTACCGCCATTTTCCATTCACGCTAATATCAACTGTTCTTAAATCTAGTTCATCTATTGATCTCCCGCAAGCCTAACACAGCTTATGGTTGCAGAAGCTGCGGACAGGCTTACCGACACCACATCAGAAGTTATTAATGTTTGGTCTGACAAATAAAAAGTCAACCAGTCTCATTATTATTCTCAGGTGCATGCCTGAGAATAATAATCAAAGAATAATTTCTGTAATTAGCACAATTAAATCCCTTTTTTTCCCTGATTTTACAGAATTGAAGATGTGAATGCAACATTTTCTCTTTCAATAAAAGTATTTGTTTTGACTTTTTCCCAACTCATGATGATGTATATTCTTTTCTCAAAAATTTCTTTTATTACTCAGGTCAGGTCAGGTCAGGTCAGAAAAAAGTAACCTTAAtcattacaaatatatatatatataattattacagAAGGAATTGTCTTTTTAGTTCATCTGTCCCTTTGACCATCCAAAATATGGGCTACCAAAGCAGTGGCAAAGAGCATGACATGGACAACTCCCACCCAACTAGCAAAATATCTAAGGATGATCCGAAATAGTTAGACaagaaatcaatgaaaattttatagatgagatttctacaagaaaaaaaggaagaaaaatctaCAAAGTGGTGAGGGGTTCCAAAGAGAACCTTATCCTCATCATTCCTCTTCGTATAAATAGCAAACTCCATCCATCTCATGCTCACCAGAGGAAGCAAAACCACCTCCAAAGATGCAGGCAGCAGCTCCTCAAACCCAGAGCTGTCGCCGTCACCTCATCGGAAACCTCCACCATCGACTACAGCTCCTCCATCTCGTAcgtacgctctctctctctctactgttgATGACATCTTCCCTGCTGGGGTTTGCAGCGTGTTTCCCATGGAGGCGTGTGAGATACTCGGTGGCGAGGCATGCAACGCCAGGATGTTCCCGGAAGCGAAGCTCGCGGCAGCGGCCGGCAGCGGTGGCAGACCGGCCTCCGAGGAGATCGACAGAGACTACCTCGAGTACAACGATCCCAAAACGTACTTCCTTTCTTCTCTTCGCTGCAAGGCCACGTAGATTTCACTGCTCGGTTATACTACGTGGGTAGCTATCTAACAACACACCATGCAACGTTTGCAGTGTGTTCCCTGGCGAGGCCTGCGACGATCTCGGCGGCGAGTTCTGCCAAGCCGAGTACCAGAATGGCGTCTTCTGACACGGCATTACGCATGCCTGGAGTTGGCTTCCTGTAGACGATGAATGATAGAAACTTGCAGTCGGTCATAAGACAGCAGCGTATAGTGCACTGTGTATATCTGTGTTCTAAGGATATAAGGAATGAAAGCTAAACTTTGttacctatatgatgatgatgatgatgcagcaTAGAAATAAGGCATTATAGATTAGATTTGAAGTCTGAAGAACAATAAAACTACTAACTACTAATTTATTTATAACTACTAAATTATGATCCCGAAGTCAAAGCTAACTGAGAATGAtcgatatatataattttattttaatttaatatattttttattctcataattttatgaCTCGATTTTTTTCTCCCATTGCAAAACAAAAATTCATTCcgaggaaaaagagaaagaacTCAACCTCGAGTTCAGCGAATGCCTACCAATTGATGCCTAtcacagagagagaaagagtagcCAAAACCAAAACCAAAACAAAAAAGACCTCTCATGTTTGTGAGGACCGATAGGAAGGAGTGTAACAACACGGTTGAGAACCATCACTACTCTTCTTCCTCGGCCATTGCCATCCTACTGAGAGGACTCGGCCCAATCTTTTTCCTTCTCATGGCATTCCTCTTCCTGACGAACTCCATCTGGTTCCTCCTCCTCTGCTGCGTCATCGCCTCCTCTTCCACCACAAACCTTCTCATCAGCACGTCATCCGTCAGTGACTTCCCCCGGAACACTCTTCGTCCCTCGGCAGAAGTCCTCGTGCTTACGGTCCTTTCCGACGACGCCACGACGGATTTCGACCTCGTACAACTGTAGCTTCTTCGCGGCGGGACTTCTGCTCGGAACACCTCGTTGTAGGAGGAGATGGGAGCGCAGAGGCAGACCCGAGTGAAGGAAGAGGCTACCTTTTGGGAGGTGGATTTCCTTAGATTCTGCTTGTTGGACTTGGCTGGGATTCCGGTAGACTTCGCTGCTGGAGGATTCGTCACATGCTTCCATAGAATTTTGGCCTCCATCACTCTTCCATACCATGGTTTTCTGGAAAGTGAGCATCCATCGATCAGTACATCTCCAAGTATCAGGAAAACTATGCAGTGTATCATGAAAGCCGTTGCAGGTTGAAATGAAGTACACACACCTTGAATTCATGAACACAAGTAAAATTTCAGTGAACTCACACGATGCAAAACAAGTGTGCctcgaagaaaaagaaagataagaATGGAGATTCTTGCTTGCCTTTTTTGTGGGTTGTTCTTCTCTTGCATCAACAATGAGTAGAGAATCATGGGGGAGTTGGGAGGATGAGGAGCTCTCGAGTTTGATTCCGGGAACAGAGTGGAGCAAATTGCGGAGGACTAGTTAGCAGATGTGGAAGTGGCAATGTGGtcctttcctttcttcttcctttttctttattgCAGGATGCTTTTGCTTTGGCAGGGCTCCTTAGAATGAGGGAGAGAAGATGGACCTTATGATTGGAACATAAATCTGAACTGCACTGGAAAAGGTTGATGCTCCTCACCCTCTTTTTGAGCTTGAGACAGCAGCACAGTCCTTCACTGTCACCAGGGCTTTTTGAGCCCCTTGATCTACTGCAGCTATTGTTTATCTAATTTTGGTCAAATTCAATGGCCCCATTTTGGTCAAATGTTGTTGGTGTAGCCACAAACACTGAAAGATCAGCCAACAGTATCATAGCATAAAACAAAGGTGTTTCTGACCATGTCTTCACTGGACCTGAAGGCACCAACCAACACTCGCTATTCACACAATAGTAtcatggcatatatatatatatatatatatatatatatatatatatagttcatgaAGAAAATTAGACCACCATGGTAAAACACAAAGAGAAATGAAGGATATCATGGAAGccatgctcttcttcttcttcattgccatggatgggaagatggagaggtgGAATGCATCATAAGGCCAGGTACTGCTACACACTGtctacatgaatatatatatatgccagaaACAATAATAACTCCAGGTGGGATGGTTTCAGGATTTAGCTTTTGAGTCTAATGCTTTTAAGGCTGAAAAAAGTGGGGAAAGGGTGAAAGAGGGCATGATTGCTGAACATGGCTGCTTTATGACAATTAAGATCTTGGAATGCTCTTTAATCTTCAAAGTAGAATCATTCAAAGGCTGACAAGAATTGCAGTGGCATCTTGGATACAGGATggcagaatgtttcaagttgagtAAGGAATTTATTCCTGGTTTCTTAATGATGTTTGTCTACCATTAGTTAAGTGAAGCCTTGATTGCTCTGTTTATATCTTATGTTTGGGAAGTATGTTTTCTTAAAGATGTTTACACTGTATTAGTCTACCAACACATTTATTAGTGTCATACTTTTGGACCAAGAAactctaaaatattttttggagGCACTGACATTTGCCTTTCACTTTCATCTTTTAGTACATGAGAAGACCAATTTTTTGTTGTTATAGCTTCACAAAGTTTATTCCTTGAGATGACTTTGTTCATGTATGCTAAGTTTAGGAGTTACTTGGCAGCAGGGTGCAAACAGGAACTCTTTGTGCCTCCACTGCACCTCCCACTCCTGGTGATCTCATGCTGCCATGACCTGCAATATGGAAGCAGAAGTCAGTGCATTGTCAACTCACTTTCTGGCTTCAAAGCCAAAACCAACTTGATAAAGGAGATGCAAGATGAGTATTGAGTAGGTTCTGTTCTGTTTCTTACAAGGTATTCAAGTGTATGAGTCACAGAATGTTGCAGATCTTCTTCTACCTCTGCATTCTGATTTAATGGTTGCCCTCATTGTCTGCTTCTCAGCCTTATCTTCTCATCATCCACACCATCAAGACTTGATAAGTCTCATTTTCCTCTTCTCATCTCACAGTGACATGAATGCTTCACCACTTGGAAACATATTCAATGAATGCTTAAATGATTGCTCAATAACAACCACACAAAAATTAAATGCCTAGAGACTGGCAACACTGCAGAAACATATGAAGGAGCACATCTCTGAGCTAATACAAAATTATAATTAGTGAGTCTTCTGCAGTACAATTCCATGCCTAATAATAATCCAAAGATATAGCAAGTCTGTTATAGTAAACTGCAGCATCCTCATAGAAATTATGTGATAAACCTCAAAGTTGAAATGCTGTTTGTGGCTGCCGCGGATTAACTTTACATTTATCGGGAGTAAAACTTTACATTAACCTTGCAATGAGTAACATCACAAATAAACATAGTTTAATGGTCATAATAAGATATCACTTTAGTAATATGATCCCAGTACCTGAGGAAGGAGATCTAACACTCTTCCAGTGTCcaaacatcaagatcaaatatTCAAACAAGGTCCATCAAGCCATGATTACATGACACAAAGCATAAGCAAATAGAGAAAACAGATCTCCAGGAAGAGCAAGTAACGTGCATTGTTCTTCGAGTGCCATGTAATCAGGTTGTCATATAAGGTCTTAACAAATCATATAACCAGCAATCCTTCTATTTCTGAACAAGCATAAACAGATTATATAAGTATACTCCAAGATACCACTAAAAGCTTGTACAATCTGTGGTGTCATCTTTCATCGCTTTCCTtggatttttttttgtcattctgGAGCCAACGACTGTAATGCATATCTATATATGTTACGACTGAAATTCAAACCTGCAAGCACCATCTACTCTAATGATGTCATTTACCTAAATGTATTAGTCCATGTAAACACAAGTTTTCAGTTGgtttttgacattttatttacCAAGATTTCAGACACACATCGTCACACACAAAAGGAGCTAGAAACAGGCATGAGATGGAAAATACACTAAGGTTGCATTCAAGTACTTCCTGAATGGTTAGTCATTTATATTAAACAAAAAATAGTCACTAGGTACAAGAGGAGTCCCTTAGGGACTTCATTAACCAAAATCATTCATACTTACATTACATCTAAGATATGTATGTATACACGCTAATATGATGTACAGATTGTCTCCTCCAACATATGCTTGATTACTTGCTGTCTGAATAATGTGCCCAACAAATTCCTAAATCGAAGGCCTCAAGTCTTTAGGTAGTTACTACTGGATGAACTGCCAATGTTACATGGTACATCATAGACTTGAAGCTTTATGCTCCGTGATACAATATTTTGTAGTGCATCAATGCACTCCTCAAGGTCAGAGTCATTCGCCAAAATGACCCAATCGTCCTCATCATCCCTATACTTAAGCCGGAATGTTCCTACCAGCAATTTCAGTCTCTTTCCAATTTCCTCAAACAAGTGGTGGCTCCCCAAAGATGGAAAGAACTTGAATCGAACAGTGTCACCATTGTAGGTAGCCTTCACTGTTACACATGGGCCAGTTTGAGAGAGTAATCTCTGACTCTTCTTGAAACTTGAGTGGCTTGATGCACTGCCACTGGAAGAGTCTGTCATACTAGAAGAAAGAGGGCTTGTCAATTTATCCGGTGCTGCCAAACTCGAGCGTGTTGACACGTTCTGGCACTCATGACTCACCAAACTTACGTCATCTTTGCCGCCTTGGTGGCATCCTGCTCCTTTTAAAAGACATGAACTGTTGGAAATACCTTTAGAATACAATGGCAGTTTGTGCATGCTTTGAGCATTAGCATATGGGAACAGGCATCCATCAGCAGAAATAAAGTTGAATTCTCTGCCACAATCATTTGAAATGACACCAAGTTCATCTGTTTCACATTTTAACTGGCCTGTGGTACCTATTTGGCGTCTGTCAACAGAAGAGCAATCTGATTCAATTTTCCCAAGAGTTTGTTCTGTTTCAATCTGCCGAAAGGAAGAGGTCGGCATAAGGTCTTGACCTTTTGGGTCTAATGTTACCAATGTTGACTTTTCTGGAGAGGAGACTGCTGTGACAATGCACCCAGTAGAAGGATCATATTTTAGTGCTCCCTCCACTCCATGCacagaatttatcacattttggatCTTCTGCAATGAACGATGGACCTTATTTATCTTGCGAGATGGCCATCTTGAAATCCCATGCTGTCTGCATATCTTTTTCAATGTTGTTGGACAAACTGCGACAGTTATCACATGTTTTTAAAATATCTAAACGGAGCAAGAGTTTATAATTTATTAACTAGTGCCTCTAGGTAAAATAATTCTAATTATCTAAACAATTACACACAAATCAACTGAGGAAGGAGAAGCAATATCACTATCACATGTTATAATATCTAAGATAAGGGCATTCTTTCCTTGAAAAAGATAAACTGTTACCACATCAAAACGGGTAGAAAAACAGGGCTTACCTCCAATGCTCCTTGCAGCATCCTTGAGACTTCCAGAAAAGTATCGCTGAAGAAGACTCAAGTTAATATTCTTCTCAGCAGCAGTGTGTTTTTTCTCCACATGTTTCATAGAGCCAGAATTTAACTGGATAAGTTGGAACACATATTTGTGTTTAGTAAAACCATATAAAAGAATTTGCAACAAAGTGAATGAGAAATATTCCAATTGCCCTTATTGAAATACAAAAAAAACTAATTATATCCACCCAGTAAACATCAATAAAATTTGGTTGACAAAAAACAGAATATCAAATATCAGCCAAAGATGATCTTCTatcagaattcaaaaaatataaataatgaaaATGAAGGAGAATTGgaaaaaaatttttaaaatgtGCTAAACTATCTTCCCCACATatcttatgaaatttttttttcaaaaaatttgagAAAAGAATAGCTCGGTGCACCAGGTTTCTACCAGTATGCTGCTATTTCTATTGTTAGATCTGGTGTTTTGAGTTGAATAAGGGATCTTCTGATCGCTTAACAGTGATATCACAGAATCAGATTTTTTTAATAGTGATCTGTGGATCTCAGTAGAAGTGAACATTGCagaatctgatttttttttttaacagtgaTATTCTTTAATAGGAAAAGACCAAGGATACTAGTGTTCGAGTCACGAATACAACCTCTTTATATTTAATGCTGCATACATTGCCTTCCCCAGACCCTGCCACATTGGTGGGAGCATGCACTTATTTGTGGGAGCATGCACCCTTTTTATTCCTGGATAGGAAGACTTTAAGAGGGAAATCCAACATAAAAAGAGCATGATAAGGAAAACCAATCAGATATCATGTTACTCAACACAAACAAAAGTCATGTTATTTAACACATAATGCAACATTTTGAACCTGAAAGATCTAGCATTCGGCCTATCTGTATATGGAAGACTCTGAGTAGCAAATTATGTAACATATGTGAATGCAAAAATTGGTGATATTAAGTTGTGAATAATTGTAAGTGATAATAAACCTAAACATTCTACAATATACTCCATCCAAATAAAAGGGCTTCATTAACACCTAACAGGTGTTTG
This Musa acuminata AAA Group cultivar baxijiao chromosome BXJ1-2, Cavendish_Baxijiao_AAA, whole genome shotgun sequence DNA region includes the following protein-coding sequences:
- the LOC135611522 gene encoding uncharacterized protein LOC135611522, giving the protein MEAKILWKHVTNPPAAKSTGIPAKSNKQNLRKSTSQKVASSFTRVCLCAPISSYNEVFRAEVPPRRSYSCTRSKSVVASSERTVSTRTSAEGRRVFRGKSLTDDVLMRRFVVEEEAMTQQRRRNQMEFVRKRNAMRRKKIGPSPLSRMAMAEEEE